One region of Polaribacter pectinis genomic DNA includes:
- a CDS encoding ComEC/Rec2 family competence protein: MKRLIYYLPMHFVVLGVIGIITQFYTQIWNFGVANIAIFFLSLLVLLFLVRNKIITTILTFISFFLIGIATVYVNDGRNHKDYYQNHLKENSTTVFTVKKVLKHGVYHNKYQVEVAQVDSIKTRGEILLNIQKDSLFIPLKVDDKLLLKPTFLAIKPASNPHQFNYKTYLEKQGIYQQVYIEKEQFLKLESKDFSLVGLSSSFRNYIQKSLEKHTFKKDELNVINALLLGQRQDISKDLIEDYQRAGAIHVLAVSGLHVGVILLLLTFILKPLEKLKYGRFLKTFCIVLLLWMFAFIAGLSASVVRAVTMFTFLAVGQTFQRKNVITFSLITSMFFLLIVKPMFLFDVGFQLSYLAVFGIIWVQPKLADIWKPKFKITNFFWQLLTVSVAAQLGVLPLSIFYFQQFPGLFLLSNFVIIPCLMYVLIGGILVIFLSLINFLPDFIVTIYGTVISWMNTFVSWISKQEDFLFKEISISFFMMIIWYLLIVFGVRFFLDMRPNKLLYFLTSILVLQTIYFIEVKNKESRNELVVFHKTRHAVIGKRVGEQLYLQHDLDSVNFDNDYSLKSYRIAEDIKEIQQTNFKNLINFYDDNILVIDSLGVYKIKGLQKPIVVLQYSPKINLERLIKTINPSQIIADGSNYRSYVEHWKKICQTENVPFYDTNKHGAFILKR, translated from the coding sequence ATGAAAAGGTTAATTTATTATTTACCCATGCACTTTGTTGTGCTTGGGGTTATTGGTATTATCACACAATTTTATACTCAAATTTGGAATTTTGGCGTCGCTAATATTGCTATTTTTTTTCTTTCCTTACTTGTACTTTTATTTTTAGTTAGAAATAAAATAATTACTACAATTTTAACTTTTATTTCTTTCTTTTTAATAGGAATTGCAACTGTTTATGTAAATGATGGTAGGAATCATAAAGACTATTATCAGAATCATTTAAAAGAAAATTCGACAACAGTTTTTACTGTTAAAAAAGTTTTAAAACATGGAGTTTATCATAATAAATATCAAGTTGAAGTTGCTCAAGTAGATTCGATAAAAACACGCGGTGAAATTCTTTTAAATATTCAAAAAGATAGCTTATTTATTCCTTTAAAAGTAGATGATAAACTATTGCTAAAACCTACTTTTTTAGCAATAAAACCAGCTTCAAATCCTCATCAATTTAATTATAAAACATATTTAGAAAAGCAAGGAATTTACCAACAAGTTTATATAGAAAAAGAACAGTTTTTGAAATTAGAAAGTAAGGATTTTTCTTTAGTTGGTTTGTCTTCTAGTTTTAGAAATTATATTCAGAAATCTTTAGAAAAACACACATTTAAAAAAGATGAACTTAATGTTATCAATGCTCTGCTACTTGGACAAAGACAAGATATTTCTAAAGATCTAATTGAAGATTATCAAAGAGCTGGAGCAATTCATGTTTTAGCAGTATCTGGTTTGCATGTTGGTGTAATTTTATTACTTCTAACATTTATATTAAAGCCTTTAGAAAAATTAAAATACGGACGATTTTTAAAAACTTTCTGTATTGTTTTATTATTATGGATGTTTGCTTTTATTGCTGGTTTATCAGCTTCAGTAGTAAGAGCTGTAACTATGTTTACTTTTTTGGCAGTTGGGCAAACTTTTCAGCGAAAAAATGTCATTACTTTTTCTTTGATTACTTCTATGTTTTTCCTGTTAATTGTAAAACCAATGTTTCTGTTTGATGTTGGTTTTCAATTAAGTTATTTAGCAGTTTTTGGTATTATTTGGGTACAACCAAAATTAGCAGACATATGGAAACCTAAATTTAAAATAACTAATTTTTTCTGGCAATTGTTAACGGTTTCTGTTGCTGCCCAATTAGGAGTTTTACCTTTAAGTATTTTTTATTTTCAACAATTTCCGGGCTTGTTTCTTCTGTCAAATTTTGTGATAATTCCTTGTTTAATGTATGTTTTAATAGGTGGTATTTTGGTTATTTTTTTATCGCTGATTAACTTTTTGCCAGATTTTATAGTTACCATTTATGGAACAGTAATTTCTTGGATGAATACTTTTGTGAGTTGGATTTCTAAACAAGAGGATTTTCTTTTTAAAGAGATATCAATCTCATTTTTTATGATGATTATTTGGTACCTTTTAATTGTTTTTGGAGTTCGTTTTTTTCTTGATATGAGGCCTAACAAACTACTTTATTTTTTGACTTCTATTCTCGTACTACAAACTATTTATTTTATTGAAGTTAAAAATAAAGAAAGCCGAAATGAGTTAGTTGTTTTTCATAAAACTAGACATGCAGTTATAGGAAAAAGAGTAGGAGAGCAGTTGTATTTGCAACACGATTTAGATTCTGTAAATTTTGATAATGATTATAGTCTAAAATCTTACAGAATTGCTGAAGATATTAAAGAAATTCAACAAACTAATTTTAAGAATCTTATCAATTTTTATGATGACAATATTTTAGTTATAGATAGTTTAGGTGTCTATAAAATTAAGGGTTTACAAAAACCAATTGTAGTTTTGCAATATTCACCAAAAATTAATTTAGAAAGGTTGATTAAAACAATAAATCCATCACAAATTATTGCAGATGGATCTAATTATAGAAGTTATGTAGAGCATTGGAAAAAGATTTGCCAAACAGAAAATGTTCCGTTTTATGACACCAATAAACATGGAGCTTTTATTTTAAAGAGATAA
- a CDS encoding thioredoxin family protein — MKNIVLPFTLFLATITFNAQEKVKWLSFEEAIKLNKENPKPIIIDVYTDWCGFCKKMDLETYSNNTIATFINKNFYAIKLDGEEKKDIVYKEYTFKYQKEGRRGYHQLPATLMNGKLSYPTTIFLTKDEELLQSIPGYLDKKTFEKVVNYFSSNAHNTKKWEDFEKDFKSSL, encoded by the coding sequence ATGAAAAATATAGTTTTACCTTTTACATTATTTCTTGCCACCATTACTTTTAATGCGCAAGAAAAAGTCAAGTGGTTATCTTTTGAAGAAGCAATTAAACTAAATAAAGAAAATCCAAAACCAATTATAATTGATGTCTACACAGACTGGTGTGGCTTTTGTAAAAAGATGGATTTAGAAACGTATTCAAATAATACAATTGCAACTTTTATTAATAAAAATTTTTACGCCATTAAATTAGATGGTGAAGAGAAAAAGGATATTGTTTATAAAGAGTATACTTTTAAATACCAAAAAGAAGGTAGACGTGGTTATCATCAATTACCAGCTACTTTAATGAATGGTAAATTGTCTTATCCTACCACAATATTTTTAACAAAAGACGAAGAATTATTGCAAAGTATTCCTGGATATTTAGACAAGAAAACTTTTGAAAAAGTTGTTAATTATTTTTCATCAAATGCCCACAACACAAAAAAATGGGAAGATTTTGAAAAAGATTTTAAGAGCAGTTTGTAA
- a CDS encoding peptide MFS transporter — protein MSTTATSKEFSLLNHKPALFVLFFTEMWERFSYYGMRAIFVLFLTASFSDGGWEWTRERALGLLGIYTSSVYLTPLIGGIIADKLLGYQKAVALGALVMTLGHAAMSMETETTLYIGIGLLIIGNGLFKPNVTSMVSGLYDKYPERKDGAFTIFYMGVNAGGFLGVLLCGFLANNLSYSWGFGLAGIFMFLGTLQFWFGREIFESVGISPSKKVDLSDAIKNIGEQDIKENNTPDNVQRDRYIVVGILAFFTVFFWWAFEQASGSMNIFARDYTQRALTGNSALTFKVIDVLVSTVPLIIISWVLLKLFGQTFKKISLSNIVLGISFLSIWGIVVWKLSVIIPQQNAEIEASWFLILNSLFIIFLAPLFSKWWESKFNPSAAVKFGIGMILLGIGFGALAYGSSSIPQGAKTASVSLIWLVLAYLFHTMGELCVSPVGLSYVSKLVPAKKIGMMFGIWYLVNALGNYLAAKTGSYIDPIVEEYSMSFFFLIFTIIPASVGLIFLILNPIIKRLMHGIR, from the coding sequence ATGAGCACAACAGCAACATCAAAAGAATTTAGTTTACTAAACCATAAGCCAGCATTATTTGTTTTATTCTTTACAGAAATGTGGGAACGCTTTTCATACTATGGAATGCGTGCAATCTTTGTTTTATTTTTAACAGCATCTTTTTCTGATGGTGGCTGGGAATGGACCAGAGAAAGAGCTTTGGGTTTATTAGGTATCTATACAAGTTCTGTGTATTTAACTCCATTAATTGGAGGTATTATTGCTGATAAGTTACTTGGATATCAAAAAGCTGTTGCTTTAGGAGCTTTAGTTATGACTTTAGGACATGCTGCAATGTCTATGGAAACAGAAACCACCTTATATATTGGTATTGGTTTATTAATTATTGGTAATGGTCTTTTTAAACCAAACGTAACCTCTATGGTCAGTGGTTTGTATGACAAATATCCAGAACGTAAAGATGGGGCTTTTACCATTTTTTATATGGGCGTAAATGCAGGTGGCTTTTTAGGCGTTTTGCTATGTGGTTTTTTAGCAAATAATTTAAGTTACTCTTGGGGATTTGGTTTGGCAGGAATATTCATGTTCTTGGGAACTTTACAATTTTGGTTTGGTAGAGAAATTTTTGAAAGTGTAGGTATCTCGCCAAGTAAAAAAGTAGACTTATCTGATGCAATTAAAAATATAGGAGAACAAGATATTAAAGAGAATAATACGCCAGACAATGTTCAACGAGACAGGTATATTGTTGTTGGCATTTTAGCCTTTTTTACAGTTTTCTTTTGGTGGGCTTTTGAACAAGCAAGCGGTTCTATGAACATATTTGCAAGAGATTATACACAAAGAGCATTAACGGGTAATTCTGCTTTAACTTTTAAAGTTATTGATGTTTTAGTTTCAACTGTCCCATTAATTATAATTTCTTGGGTTTTATTAAAATTATTTGGACAAACGTTTAAAAAAATATCACTTTCTAATATTGTTTTAGGAATAAGTTTTTTAAGTATTTGGGGAATTGTAGTTTGGAAATTAAGCGTAATTATACCGCAACAGAATGCAGAAATAGAGGCTTCTTGGTTTCTAATTTTAAACTCTCTTTTTATCATCTTTTTAGCGCCGTTATTTTCTAAATGGTGGGAAAGTAAATTCAATCCTTCTGCAGCTGTAAAATTTGGAATAGGAATGATTTTGTTAGGAATAGGTTTTGGTGCATTAGCGTATGGCTCAAGCTCTATTCCACAAGGAGCTAAAACAGCTTCTGTTAGTTTAATTTGGTTAGTTTTAGCTTACTTATTTCACACAATGGGAGAATTATGTGTGTCTCCTGTTGGACTTTCTTATGTATCTAAATTAGTACCTGCAAAGAAAATTGGAATGATGTTTGGAATTTGGTATTTAGTAAACGCTTTGGGAAATTATCTGGCAGCCAAAACCGGTAGCTACATAGACCCAATTGTTGAAGAATATTCTATGTCTTTTTTCTTCTTAATTTTTACGATAATTCCAGCATCTGTAGGCTTAATATTTTTGATATTAAACCCAATAATAAAAAGATTAATGCATGGAATTAGATAA
- a CDS encoding peptide MFS transporter → MLDKGVSTTAEDPQMFGHPKGLFYLFFAELWERFSFYGMRALLMLYMVQEIFKALSERDVAAAAVYASYGSLVYASTVIGGRISDKILGMRSSIFLGGILMAIGHFVLAIENDIAFFLALAFIIVGNGFFKPNISTFVGSLYKDGDRRKDSGFTIFYMGINIGGFAAPLLCGWLAASYGWHYGFGLAGIGMLAGLIFFWSGIKKNVFGERGLPPNQEIYEKKILGIPQKTFIPIVSLLATPLIAYILASYKAIAGGESFLGDQNYVNLIFKFIGIGIVIYMGTIISKSNPDERKKLIMALLITFFMTLFWGFHELSGSVITLFADRNVALDGIMNASQTNSLNSLVIIALSIPVSLLWAYLSKRNLNPRTPYKFGLGLVLAGASFYILSLSGGSADENGMVPFAYLFIMYFILSIGELFMSPVGLSKITDLSPKRIVSFMMGVWFLSSAFAFQIVGFISKQLAIESTDVNVGGLETLSTYTDGFHLIAMYSLGAGAIVLLFSPLMKKLMGNVH, encoded by the coding sequence ATGTTAGACAAAGGAGTTAGCACAACAGCAGAAGACCCACAAATGTTCGGTCATCCAAAAGGATTATTTTACTTATTTTTTGCAGAACTATGGGAACGTTTTAGTTTCTATGGAATGAGAGCATTATTAATGCTTTACATGGTTCAAGAAATTTTTAAAGCCCTATCAGAAAGAGACGTAGCAGCCGCTGCTGTTTACGCTTCTTATGGTTCTTTAGTATATGCCTCTACAGTGATTGGAGGAAGAATTTCTGATAAAATTTTAGGAATGCGTAGTTCTATCTTTTTAGGCGGAATTTTAATGGCAATTGGTCATTTTGTTTTAGCTATAGAAAATGATATTGCTTTCTTTTTAGCGCTTGCATTTATTATTGTTGGTAATGGTTTTTTTAAACCAAACATATCAACTTTTGTTGGTTCTTTATATAAAGATGGAGACAGAAGAAAAGATTCTGGTTTTACAATTTTCTATATGGGAATTAACATTGGAGGTTTTGCAGCACCACTTTTATGTGGATGGTTAGCTGCCTCATATGGTTGGCATTATGGATTTGGTTTAGCTGGAATTGGAATGTTAGCAGGTTTAATTTTCTTTTGGAGTGGAATAAAAAAGAATGTTTTTGGAGAAAGAGGTTTACCACCTAATCAAGAGATTTATGAAAAGAAAATATTAGGTATTCCACAAAAAACATTTATACCAATTGTTTCTCTATTAGCAACTCCTTTAATTGCATATATTTTAGCTTCTTACAAAGCTATTGCTGGAGGGGAATCATTTTTAGGAGATCAAAACTATGTAAATTTAATCTTTAAATTTATAGGTATTGGTATTGTAATTTATATGGGTACAATTATCTCTAAATCAAATCCTGATGAACGTAAAAAGCTAATTATGGCTTTACTAATCACCTTTTTCATGACACTATTCTGGGGTTTTCATGAATTATCTGGAAGTGTAATTACCTTATTCGCAGATAGAAATGTTGCTTTGGATGGTATAATGAATGCAAGTCAAACAAACTCTTTAAACTCGTTAGTAATAATTGCATTATCTATACCTGTTTCATTATTATGGGCTTACCTTTCTAAAAGAAATTTAAACCCAAGAACTCCATATAAATTTGGATTAGGTTTAGTTTTAGCCGGTGCAAGTTTTTACATTTTATCTTTAAGTGGTGGAAGCGCAGATGAAAATGGAATGGTTCCTTTTGCTTATTTATTTATAATGTATTTTATATTGTCTATTGGAGAGTTGTTTATGTCTCCTGTTGGTTTATCAAAAATTACTGACCTATCGCCGAAAAGAATTGTTTCATTTATGATGGGAGTATGGTTCTTATCTTCAGCTTTTGCTTTTCAAATTGTAGGTTTTATCTCTAAACAACTAGCAATTGAAAGTACAGATGTTAATGTTGGCGGTTTGGAAACATTGAGCACATACACAGATGGTTTTCATTTAATAGCAATGTATTCTTTAGGTGCTGGTGCAATTGTATTATTATTCTCTCCATTAATGAAAAAACTAATGGGCAACGTACATTAA
- a CDS encoding S9 family peptidase yields the protein MKKGVILASILLFIIGCKENSETTSTLITGNKEITLEEIWDGTFSPERMNSLNSMNGDFYSLLNTDKETKATTVDKYSYKTLEKVETIVSSADLKDLDGFSSYSFNNDETKIILGTDFEKIYRHSYKGTFYGYDIASKKLTLIGKGIQEPVFSPDNKKVAYAKDNNLFIKDFSKNKITQVTKDGKKNSIINGITDWVYEEEFAFVRAFEWSNNSKYLAFLRFDETNVPTFSMDIVGNDLYPKQQVFKYPKAGEKNADVTLHMYAVSSKNSKKISLGDYEYIPRIKWSNDDNILVATTLNRHQNDLKLHTVNASNNNAKVLLNETDKAYVDITDNLTFLDDNSFIWTSEKDGYNHIYHYNSAGKLINQVTKGNWEVTNYYGFNKDKNTIYYQSVENGSTNRGVYSIGLDGKNKKLLTNENGQSSAAFSNNLNYFISTFSSSEIPPIYSLYSGEGEMLKVIKDNAKLKENLSEYKMSPKEFSTININGNDLNMWMIKPADFDESKKYPMLMFQYSGPGSQQVANRWNGSNDYWHNMLAQKGMVVVCVDGRGTGLKGADFKKVTQKELGKYEVEDQIAAAKKLAERTYIDEDNIGIWGWSYGGFMSTNCLLKGSDIFTTAIAVAPVTSWRFYDSVYTERYMQTPQENASGYDDNSPINYADKLEGNYLLVHGTGDDNVHVQNSYRMINALVEANKQFDMFIVPDRTHGIYKGKNTRLNLYTKMTNYIEENLNKKSDKSIEIKG from the coding sequence ATGAAAAAAGGAGTCATTTTAGCATCTATCCTATTATTTATCATAGGTTGTAAAGAAAATTCAGAAACAACATCAACACTTATTACTGGAAACAAAGAAATAACTCTTGAAGAGATTTGGGATGGTACTTTCTCGCCAGAAAGAATGAATTCGTTAAATTCTATGAATGGCGATTTCTATTCTTTGTTAAATACCGATAAGGAAACAAAAGCAACAACTGTAGATAAATATAGCTACAAAACTTTAGAGAAAGTTGAAACGATTGTTAGCAGTGCAGATTTAAAGGATTTAGATGGTTTTTCTTCCTACAGTTTTAATAATGATGAAACAAAAATTATTTTAGGAACTGATTTTGAGAAGATTTATAGACATTCTTATAAAGGTACTTTTTATGGTTATGATATTGCATCAAAAAAACTGACCTTAATAGGTAAAGGAATTCAAGAACCTGTTTTTTCTCCTGACAACAAAAAGGTTGCTTACGCAAAAGACAACAATCTTTTTATAAAAGATTTTTCTAAAAATAAAATTACTCAAGTTACTAAAGACGGAAAAAAGAACAGTATTATTAATGGAATTACTGACTGGGTATACGAAGAGGAATTTGCTTTTGTAAGAGCTTTTGAGTGGAGCAACAATAGTAAGTATTTAGCTTTTTTACGTTTCGACGAAACCAATGTTCCAACTTTTTCAATGGATATTGTTGGTAACGATTTATACCCTAAACAACAAGTTTTTAAATACCCAAAAGCGGGTGAAAAAAATGCAGACGTAACTTTACACATGTATGCAGTTTCTTCTAAAAATAGTAAGAAAATTTCTTTGGGAGATTATGAATATATTCCAAGAATTAAATGGTCTAATGATGATAACATTTTAGTTGCAACGACTTTAAATCGTCATCAAAATGATTTAAAATTACACACTGTAAATGCCTCAAACAACAACGCAAAAGTTCTTTTAAACGAAACTGATAAAGCTTATGTTGACATTACAGATAATCTTACTTTTTTAGATGACAACAGTTTTATTTGGACAAGCGAAAAAGATGGTTACAATCATATTTATCATTATAATTCAGCTGGTAAATTGATAAACCAAGTTACAAAAGGAAATTGGGAAGTAACTAATTACTATGGCTTTAATAAAGACAAAAATACAATTTATTATCAATCTGTAGAAAATGGATCTACAAATAGAGGGGTTTATTCTATAGGTTTAGATGGAAAAAACAAAAAACTTCTGACTAATGAAAACGGGCAAAGTAGTGCTGCTTTTAGCAACAACTTAAATTACTTTATTAGTACTTTTTCATCATCAGAAATTCCACCAATTTACTCTCTATATTCTGGTGAAGGAGAAATGCTAAAAGTGATAAAAGACAATGCTAAATTAAAAGAAAACTTGTCTGAATATAAAATGAGTCCTAAAGAATTTTCAACAATAAACATCAATGGAAATGATTTGAATATGTGGATGATTAAACCCGCAGATTTTGATGAAAGTAAAAAATACCCAATGTTAATGTTCCAATATTCTGGACCAGGTTCTCAACAAGTAGCAAACAGATGGAATGGCAGCAATGATTATTGGCATAATATGTTAGCACAAAAAGGCATGGTTGTGGTTTGTGTAGATGGAAGAGGAACAGGCTTAAAAGGTGCAGACTTTAAAAAAGTAACTCAAAAAGAGTTAGGGAAATATGAAGTTGAAGACCAAATTGCAGCTGCAAAAAAATTAGCCGAGCGTACATATATCGATGAAGACAATATTGGTATTTGGGGTTGGTCTTATGGTGGCTTTATGAGTACAAATTGCTTATTAAAAGGAAGTGATATTTTTACGACAGCAATAGCAGTTGCACCAGTAACTTCTTGGCGTTTTTACGATTCTGTATATACAGAACGTTATATGCAAACACCACAAGAAAATGCAAGTGGTTATGATGATAATTCACCAATAAATTATGCAGATAAATTAGAAGGAAACTACTTATTAGTTCATGGAACTGGAGATGACAATGTACATGTACAAAACAGTTACAGAATGATAAATGCATTAGTTGAAGCAAATAAACAATTTGATATGTTTATTGTACCAGATAGAACTCACGGAATTTATAAAGGGAAAAACACTCGATTGAATTTGTATACAAAAATGACAAACTACATCGAAGAAAACTTAAATAAAAAGTCAGATAAATCAATAGAAATTAAAGGATAA
- a CDS encoding DUF1569 domain-containing protein: MNWVSFLNCDEVRSKLSTLKADAKPVFGKMNGQQMIEHLSFLMKISNGEVNADYFIEDEKSARRKAFLNTEGELQVGFKASMLSEEPYDVKFATIQESIDDLILQTENFKNHFKTAKIENHPFFGELDYEYWQKFHVKHFTHHFKQFNLL, from the coding sequence ATTAATTGGGTTTCTTTTTTAAATTGTGATGAAGTTCGCTCGAAATTATCAACTTTAAAAGCAGATGCAAAACCAGTTTTTGGAAAAATGAATGGTCAACAAATGATTGAACATTTAAGTTTTTTAATGAAAATTTCTAATGGAGAAGTTAATGCAGATTATTTTATTGAAGATGAAAAATCTGCAAGAAGGAAAGCATTTTTAAATACAGAAGGAGAGTTGCAAGTTGGTTTTAAAGCATCAATGTTGTCTGAAGAACCTTATGATGTGAAGTTTGCTACAATTCAAGAATCTATAGATGATCTAATTTTACAAACAGAAAATTTTAAAAATCATTTTAAAACTGCAAAAATAGAAAATCATCCGTTTTTTGGTGAATTAGATTATGAATATTGGCAAAAATTTCATGTAAAACATTTTACACATCATTTTAAACAATTCAACTTGTTATAA
- a CDS encoding GYDIA family GHMP kinase translates to MNFYSNGKLLLTGEYLVLDGAKSLAVPTKFGQDLIVEKILEQEIIWGSFTSEGECWFEAIFDLKKLRLMSATFNSDKEGNADIIAETLLDILKEAKRMNPDFLETENGFVVKTELTFPRDWGLGSSSTLINSIASWAKVDAFQLLWNSFKGSGYDIACAQNSTPIFYQIENKKPIIEKVEFNPSFKENLFFVHLNQKQDSKEGIAKFRESGEIFQKEIERISAISDEFLTVKSIIDFNKLIVEHEQIISSIIKLKPVKEKLFPDYFGEIKSLGAWGGDFVLVTGNSTTPTYFKNKGFETILSYSEMIL, encoded by the coding sequence ATGAACTTTTATTCCAACGGAAAACTTTTATTAACGGGAGAATACCTTGTTTTAGATGGCGCAAAATCTTTAGCAGTTCCAACAAAATTTGGGCAAGATTTAATTGTTGAAAAAATACTAGAGCAAGAGATTATTTGGGGTAGTTTTACAAGCGAAGGAGAATGTTGGTTTGAAGCAATTTTCGATTTAAAAAAACTACGTTTAATGTCAGCGACTTTTAATTCTGATAAAGAAGGAAATGCAGATATAATTGCAGAGACTTTATTGGATATTTTAAAAGAAGCAAAAAGAATGAATCCAGATTTTTTAGAAACAGAAAACGGATTTGTTGTAAAAACGGAATTGACTTTTCCTAGAGATTGGGGTTTAGGAAGCTCATCTACATTAATAAATTCTATTGCAAGTTGGGCAAAAGTAGATGCTTTTCAACTATTATGGAATTCTTTTAAAGGAAGTGGTTATGATATTGCTTGTGCGCAAAATAGCACACCAATTTTTTATCAAATTGAAAATAAGAAACCTATAATTGAAAAAGTAGAATTCAACCCTAGTTTTAAAGAAAACTTGTTTTTTGTTCACTTAAATCAGAAGCAAGATTCTAAAGAAGGAATCGCAAAATTTAGAGAAAGTGGAGAAATTTTTCAGAAAGAAATAGAAAGAATTTCTGCTATTTCTGATGAATTTTTAACAGTAAAATCAATTATAGATTTTAATAAATTAATTGTTGAACACGAGCAAATTATCAGTTCAATAATTAAATTGAAACCAGTTAAAGAAAAATTATTTCCAGATTATTTTGGAGAAATAAAAAGTTTAGGAGCTTGGGGTGGAGATTTTGTATTAGTTACAGGAAACTCAACAACGCCAACTTATTTTAAAAATAAAGGATTTGAAACAATTCTTTCGTATTCAGAAATGATTTTATGA
- a CDS encoding NAD(P)/FAD-dependent oxidoreductase — MSKVVIIGGGAAGYFTAINAKENNPELDIIILEKGKDVLQKVKISGGGRCNVTHACFEPKELVKFYPRGEKELLGPFHQFMTGDTFEWFDDRGVPLKIEDDNRVFPEANTSQAIIDCFQKAVDKLNIKVLTNCGVNSVYQQENKWIVNTKEQVFEADKVVIAAGSSKKVWELCKTLDHTIIEPVPSLFTFNINDKRLVDLLGTSVPEATVSIVGTKLEASGPLLITHWGMSGPAVLKLSAFGARILADKNYQYNVEVNWLSRPTDKVLNVLLNLKKKEPRKTVILKSPFSEISKRLWERFVLFSDISKSQNWADLNNSQLEKLANQLTKGVYNANGRTTFKDEFVTAGGVDLKEINFKRFESKKYNNLFFVGEVLNIDAVTGGFNFQNAWTGGFICAKALAEN; from the coding sequence ATGAGTAAAGTAGTAATTATTGGAGGAGGAGCAGCAGGATATTTTACAGCAATAAATGCGAAAGAAAATAATCCTGAATTAGACATTATAATTCTTGAAAAAGGGAAAGATGTTTTACAAAAAGTAAAAATTTCTGGAGGTGGAAGATGTAATGTAACGCATGCTTGTTTTGAACCAAAAGAATTGGTTAAATTTTATCCAAGAGGAGAAAAAGAGTTATTGGGGCCTTTTCATCAATTTATGACGGGAGATACTTTTGAATGGTTTGATGATAGAGGAGTTCCTTTAAAAATAGAAGACGATAATCGTGTTTTTCCAGAAGCAAATACAAGCCAAGCAATTATAGATTGTTTTCAAAAAGCTGTTGATAAGTTGAATATTAAAGTGTTAACAAACTGTGGTGTAAATTCAGTTTATCAACAAGAAAATAAATGGATTGTTAACACAAAAGAACAAGTTTTTGAAGCAGATAAAGTAGTAATTGCTGCTGGAAGTTCTAAAAAAGTATGGGAATTGTGTAAAACATTAGATCATACAATTATTGAGCCTGTTCCATCTTTATTTACATTTAATATAAATGACAAAAGGTTGGTAGATTTATTAGGAACTTCAGTTCCAGAAGCAACAGTAAGCATTGTTGGTACAAAACTAGAAGCTTCAGGCCCTTTGTTAATTACACATTGGGGAATGAGTGGACCAGCAGTTTTAAAACTCTCTGCCTTTGGAGCAAGAATTTTAGCTGATAAAAATTATCAATATAATGTTGAGGTAAATTGGTTGTCTAGACCAACAGATAAAGTGTTAAATGTTTTATTAAATTTAAAAAAGAAAGAACCACGCAAAACTGTGATTTTAAAATCTCCTTTTTCAGAAATCTCAAAAAGATTATGGGAACGTTTTGTCTTGTTTTCCGATATTTCTAAATCTCAAAATTGGGCAGATTTAAATAATTCTCAATTAGAAAAATTAGCAAACCAATTAACAAAAGGGGTTTACAATGCAAATGGTAGAACTACTTTTAAAGATGAATTTGTAACTGCAGGTGGTGTAGATTTAAAAGAAATTAATTTTAAACGTTTCGAAAGTAAAAAATACAACAACCTATTTTTTGTAGGTGAAGTTTTAAATATTGACGCAGTTACTGGAGGTTTTAATTTCCAAAATGCGTGGACTGGAGGTTTTATTTGTGCAAAAGCTTTAGCAGAAAATTAA